The proteins below come from a single Zea mays cultivar B73 chromosome 8, Zm-B73-REFERENCE-NAM-5.0, whole genome shotgun sequence genomic window:
- the LOC103635799 gene encoding uncharacterized protein isoform X1: MAYRRKQAIQRSATFVEDHRQTSSGGSASPAVASPRATRFADDSRRPDRSSCLAAQAMATSSDARGDGDLTLPSFSERLPTAAAASQCAAEPSSPVQDPVTHLYTSTTSLNDEGPKYDLELSKKDHRKHGFWGLVAQKAKVMLDENGTPRPQAKTSESLWSYDRVQGSLGGRLDIRGKIKDVLQQEGLLVVADSTTPGTSGGVVVAARKLQIRRKACSMANLTPATPDMESPRIIKASRDVANAMAAKLKLLQRELKALKADLSFSKEWCAQLEEENRLLRDGNHDADEDLIRQQLETLLAEKARLAHENTAYARENRFLREVVEYHQLNMQDVVGLDDDDIDADADYDVELEAEQYQDRRRSLPFHQLVLEEEEHQAADPGTEPQSPSRCTESPRMLSTNSGGSPDHESSQRMLNTNSGVGIAIESPRNRMLSTNSGESTQSFDQE; this comes from the exons ATGGCGTACCGTCGGAAGCAGGCCATCCAGCGATCGGCCACCTTCGTCGAGGACCACCGCCAGACGTCGTCGGGCGGCTCCGCGTCGCCGGCCGTCGCGTCCCCGCGCGCCACGCGGTTCGCGGACGACAGCCGCCGCCCAGACCGCTCCTCTTGCCTCGCCGCGCAGGCCATGGCGACCTCGTCCGACGCGCGTGGGGATGGGGACCTAACGCTACCTTCCTTCAGCGAGCGCCTCCCCACCGCGGCGGCGGCGTCCCAGTGCGCCGCCGAGCCGAGTAGCCCGGTGCAG GACCCTGTCACCCATCTCTACACATCCACGACGAGCCTAAACGACGAGGGGCCCAAGTACGACCTCGAGCTATCCAAGAAAGACCACCGGAAGCATGGGTTCTGGGGGCTTGTGGCTCAGAAAGCCAAAGTCATGCTGGACGAAAACGGCACACCACGCCCTCAGGCTAAG ACCTCTGAATCGCTCTGGTCCTACGATCGGGTCCAAGGATCGTTGGGAGGCAGGCTGGACATCAGAGGGAAGATCAAGGACGTTCTTCAG CAGGAGGGCCTGCTGGTGGTGGCCGACAGCACGACGCCCGGCACCAGCGGCGGTGTCGTCGTCGCTGCCCGGAAGCTGCAGATCAGGAGGAAGGCGTGCAGCATGGCGAACCTGACTCCGGCCACCCCCGACATGGAGTCCCCTCGGATCATCAAGGCCTCTCGCGAC GTAGCGAACGCCATGGCGGCCAAGTTGAAGCTGCTGCAGCGGGAGCTCAAGGCACTGAAGGCCGACCTGTCCTTCTCCAAGGAGTGGTGCGCGCAGCTGGAGGAAGAGAACCGGCTGCTCCGGGACGGCAACCACGACGCCGACGAGGACCTG ATACGGCAGCAGCTGGAGACGCTGCTCGCGGAGAAGGCGCGGCTGGCGCACGAGAACACGGCGTACGCCCGCGAGAACCGGTTCCTGCGGGAGGTCGTCGAGTACCACCAGCTCAACATGCAGGACGTCGTCGGCCTCGACGACGACGATATCGACGCCGACGCCGATTACGACGTGGAGTTGGAGGCTGAGCAGTACCAAGATCGCCGCAGGTCCCTGCCGTTCCACCAACTCGTGCTGGAGGAAGAGGAGCACCAGGCGGCCGATCCGGGCACCGAGCCGCAGTCGCCGTCTCGGTGCACGGAGTCGCCGCGAATGCTAAGCACGAACAGCGGCGGCAGCCCTGACCACGAGTCGTCGCAGCGGATGCTGAACACGAACAGCGGCGTCGGGATTGCAATCGAATCCCCTAGGAATAGGATGCTCAGCACAAACAGCGGCGAGTCGACCCAGAGCTTCGATCAAGAATGA
- the LOC103635799 gene encoding uncharacterized protein isoform X2: MAYRRKQAIQRSATFVEDHRQTSSGGSASPAVASPRATRFADDSRRPDRSSCLAAQAMATSSDARGDGDLTLPSFSERLPTAAAASQCAAEPSSPVQDPVTHLYTSTTSLNDEGPKYDLELSKKDHRKHGFWGLVAQKAKVMLDENGTPRPQAKTSESLWSYDRVQGSLGGRLDIRGKIKDVLQEGLLVVADSTTPGTSGGVVVAARKLQIRRKACSMANLTPATPDMESPRIIKASRDVANAMAAKLKLLQRELKALKADLSFSKEWCAQLEEENRLLRDGNHDADEDLIRQQLETLLAEKARLAHENTAYARENRFLREVVEYHQLNMQDVVGLDDDDIDADADYDVELEAEQYQDRRRSLPFHQLVLEEEEHQAADPGTEPQSPSRCTESPRMLSTNSGGSPDHESSQRMLNTNSGVGIAIESPRNRMLSTNSGESTQSFDQE, encoded by the exons ATGGCGTACCGTCGGAAGCAGGCCATCCAGCGATCGGCCACCTTCGTCGAGGACCACCGCCAGACGTCGTCGGGCGGCTCCGCGTCGCCGGCCGTCGCGTCCCCGCGCGCCACGCGGTTCGCGGACGACAGCCGCCGCCCAGACCGCTCCTCTTGCCTCGCCGCGCAGGCCATGGCGACCTCGTCCGACGCGCGTGGGGATGGGGACCTAACGCTACCTTCCTTCAGCGAGCGCCTCCCCACCGCGGCGGCGGCGTCCCAGTGCGCCGCCGAGCCGAGTAGCCCGGTGCAG GACCCTGTCACCCATCTCTACACATCCACGACGAGCCTAAACGACGAGGGGCCCAAGTACGACCTCGAGCTATCCAAGAAAGACCACCGGAAGCATGGGTTCTGGGGGCTTGTGGCTCAGAAAGCCAAAGTCATGCTGGACGAAAACGGCACACCACGCCCTCAGGCTAAG ACCTCTGAATCGCTCTGGTCCTACGATCGGGTCCAAGGATCGTTGGGAGGCAGGCTGGACATCAGAGGGAAGATCAAGGACGTTCTTCAG GAGGGCCTGCTGGTGGTGGCCGACAGCACGACGCCCGGCACCAGCGGCGGTGTCGTCGTCGCTGCCCGGAAGCTGCAGATCAGGAGGAAGGCGTGCAGCATGGCGAACCTGACTCCGGCCACCCCCGACATGGAGTCCCCTCGGATCATCAAGGCCTCTCGCGAC GTAGCGAACGCCATGGCGGCCAAGTTGAAGCTGCTGCAGCGGGAGCTCAAGGCACTGAAGGCCGACCTGTCCTTCTCCAAGGAGTGGTGCGCGCAGCTGGAGGAAGAGAACCGGCTGCTCCGGGACGGCAACCACGACGCCGACGAGGACCTG ATACGGCAGCAGCTGGAGACGCTGCTCGCGGAGAAGGCGCGGCTGGCGCACGAGAACACGGCGTACGCCCGCGAGAACCGGTTCCTGCGGGAGGTCGTCGAGTACCACCAGCTCAACATGCAGGACGTCGTCGGCCTCGACGACGACGATATCGACGCCGACGCCGATTACGACGTGGAGTTGGAGGCTGAGCAGTACCAAGATCGCCGCAGGTCCCTGCCGTTCCACCAACTCGTGCTGGAGGAAGAGGAGCACCAGGCGGCCGATCCGGGCACCGAGCCGCAGTCGCCGTCTCGGTGCACGGAGTCGCCGCGAATGCTAAGCACGAACAGCGGCGGCAGCCCTGACCACGAGTCGTCGCAGCGGATGCTGAACACGAACAGCGGCGTCGGGATTGCAATCGAATCCCCTAGGAATAGGATGCTCAGCACAAACAGCGGCGAGTCGACCCAGAGCTTCGATCAAGAATGA